Sequence from the Helianthus annuus cultivar XRQ/B chromosome 13, HanXRQr2.0-SUNRISE, whole genome shotgun sequence genome:
aaaaagatttagGCCCTCGGAGGGTTTGGGCCTTGTGTCGTCGCCCACTCTGCACTccctatgtcacaccccaaccgatggcggaaacatcggggtgcgagcactaagcgttcagattgctcatgagaattCCATAACACTAAAAGTTTCAATATAGAATTAAATTGATTTCATAGCAATTGTCTAAAGAGTACCAACCAAACACATCCAGAACAAAAACACAACAACCATTGTTCACAATGTTCAAAAGTTTCTATGTTAACTAGGTgacgtttctaagcatctcctagcTGAATTCCATGCATTCCAAGCATcttatcagcctgcaacatgtattaaaatatcaatacaaaagtattggcgagtatacaagtttgataatagaataatagattaaaacaactcatatccacagtGTAAGCAATAAAATAGTTTtagccgtgctagtgtcgcagtccacgcagtgatagcccaagtatcccgatgctacaatgtttacccaagactcaaggtaactagaatcctcctaacaatatcccctgagaataatgggagaggtgcatctcctatagcgctactattgttaaggcagaattacacactctggattaaacgtcacataacacaaagaatcaagaatcaagaatcacaagtttcatgttcacATAGGTTAGAGTTCAAGACTCAAgtttaagtttcatagaatacatgttacaccccaaaagtttaaagtaaaagggatcgagtatattcacagtgattgcttaacagttgcaactgttattggatcaaagggagctctttttagAATTAGCATGATTAGATTATAATAAGATAAGAGTCGGGAAAAATAACGAGGCTGCTCAAAAGAGTCAATtcagtcactggatcggatggctgtccgatcggattgccagtcgGTCGAGTGATTTAGGTGTGTTGTGAAGACAgatggctgcccgatcggatggccgtccgatcgggttgccacttgaGTTGAGATTCATAAGTGAGGGGAATAGGGTGGCTGCCCGATTgggcggctgtccgatcgggttaccACTCGATCCGAGTGTTAAGTGTTCTGGTTCCTCTAATCGGGTGGTTGCTCGATCGgattgttgtccgatcgggttgccgttCGATCAAGGTTCCAAGTTTCCATGTTCAAAAGGTTCTAAGTATCAAAGTTTCAAGGTAAAAGGGCAAGTGTCTCTTGATAgggtggttgtccgatcggacggctgtccgattgGGTTGCCGCTCGATCGGGCGACCCTTGTTCTTGTCTAACATGTTTGTAAAATTTCCAAGTTTCTAGCTTAACGGTGACGGCACGACACGTATCGAGACAACGGTAACTTATCAGTACACAGCGTTCCTgatcgggtgggaatcacccctgttcgATCAGTCGTATGCCTCTGACGAGTTTTTGCCGGAATCCGTGTTTTGCTCGTCTTTTCCGGTAAGAACTCAGATCGACACCGACTCTAGACTATTTATCAAATCTATAGTCCGTTTAGACCTGTTTTCCACTGATTAAAATTAAAGTTTGAAGAAAAGATGGAGAAAACTTAAGTTTTATTAGCAAAACTCTTAGATTCTAGTTTAGATTTGATGAATAACGTATGAATTCACTTAGATCTTAGCTAGATCTCTCAAAGAATGACATCACATAGTAGTTTGTAcaccaccatgatgacatcatcttcaAGGTCTCAGAtccgagagatttcacggtgaaaagtgtgatttcaagtgagaatcacgtagagaatgaaATGTAGGTCAAAGAAGTACAAAGATCTAGactaaaacgtaccgaaatcgccAAGAAAATGGAGGAGAAAGGTGTTTGTGCGTTTGAGTCGACcagggctgtcacatcagtgaaggactgatgtgacagctcctatTCATAGTGTGAGAGTGAGGAGAGGAGGTGACAGTGCAACGGGTCGGGTGGCTGTCtgatcagatggccatccgatcgggtggtcatccgataggGTGACAATCCGGTCGAGTGGTAATCCGGTCggtggcaatccaatcggattgccactcTGGCCAGTCCAACCTTTTCGTGTCCACGTTTCtgattcgttttgcgagttagacTAGGGTTGCGTATTATAGAATAACTAGATTACAACATTCACATCAAAAGTTTATAAGAttaatagattccgccagtgacaaggccCCAGTCTCTCGTTCacccaagaatcaagtttcacgagtctaaggagtcaagcaccGAATAAGTTTCAAGAGTCAATAATCATAGTTTCTCAAGTATCAAAAATCAAGAGTCTAGATTTCCAGGTATCAAGTATCACGAATCAACATAAAGAATCTAGCTTCCATAGTATAAGGAATCAAGTATCTAGATTAAGCATCAAGAGTCAAGTCTCTAGATTAAGTGTCAAGTCTCGTAGTTTAAGTATCATGAATCAAGTTTCTAAAGTAAAGTATCGAGCACCATAGTATTGAGCATCAACAACAATAAGATTCATACCAAAAGTATCAAAGTATCAACATCACATAAccgcagggaccaaaactgacaattGATAAAAGTTCAGGGACTAATCTTGCCAAGagtctaaagtttagggacgctgggcgttacacCCTACAGGAAGGTAAAATGTTGACAAGCTCAAGTTGATAGTGTCAAGTCTGTAATTGAAGGTAAAAACGctatgtttttaataataaagataaatttatattataaaggtgaaatttagttaacttgaagAATAATCACAATGTTGAAGGAGTTTCTACTAATATACGGACAATAAAATTGAAATTTTAAAATTTaagtgatgaaaaaaaaaagcaaataCACAATACATTTTGACATGTACCCATGGTTGTAAGTTTTTAAGGCAATTACCTGTTTCAATGATGTTATATATGCGTAGTAGTGTGAGGTTAATTGAGGAACATTAAAAAAGTAGGGAACAGTGgagaaccgactcaaacgaactccgattggactcattctagcggcattggaaccggctcgtcaaaccctaactaggatcttttaaccctgaaccctaaatcataacccctaaatcCTAAATATATTaaggtttggcttttagggtttagctttagggtttagctttaaggtttagatttagagtttagggtttagctttagggtttaaggtttagcttttgggtttagctttaggtttagcctttagggtttagcttttagggtttatagtttatattttacggtttagcttaggttttagccttattttttagctttagggtttagagtttaggagttaggatttagggtttagggttaagagatcttagttagggttcgacgagccggttccaacgccgctggaatgagtccaatcggagttcgtttgagtcggttccccgctatTCCCCACTTTTTTTAGTGTttcccaatgaaccttccccatgCTTAGTATTTTACATTCTTAATAAACATAAACTAATACATGTTTACCTTTGTGATCACAGGTAAAGCTTATGTTTAAAGGGGTTCTTTGATTAAGTCTCTTGATTAAAGTTACTTTGCAATTATGAAAGTACTATCCTTTTGTATATCTTAGAGGGGTTCTGTATAAGACTACTAATATTATGAATACACACAAGTCATTGCGTATTTGTAATATTAGTAGTCTTAGGGAAAGTAGTTCATGTCTTCACAGGAATGTTTGCTCTGTAGGTGTTTATGAGATTTGGTTTTGTAATGTAGTGGtgggatataataggaagtttatttgggtaACAAGtctaggaagtaatcttgaccatctatttatttaatcaagggctaagattaaatgggTGAGATTGAAGGAAAAAAAAAGGAGGCGCGTGGGTTTGtctaggggcattctagtcaatccaagacaatagtttctctctcctccaattccccctcattttttaaacgttaataactgtttcatacgacattatttttttttataaaaattgaacCCAAAAAAACGAAGTTTTTTTACCTTTAAAACGAGTAtgctattgctatattttcgaaattttttttggaaaacccagttgcgtaaaacgcaatggaaaaaaatcCAGTTGCGTAAAACTCAAtggaaaaaaacctaaaaaatgacatttttctaaaacgcaattcacaaaaaacacaaagaaatgtcttatttgtaaaacgcaattgcaagaaaacacaaagaaatgtcttatttctaaaacgcaataccttaaaaacacaaaagaaagtgtactttctaaaacgcaattgactgcaaacacataaaaatgtgttttacctaaaacgcaatgcaccaaaaacacaaagaaatgtcttatttctaaaacgcaatggccagaaaacacttaaaatgtcttttttctaaaacgcaatggactgaaaacacctaaaaatgtgttttacctaaaacgcaatgactaaaaataCTTCAACGTAATagccaaaaaacacataaaatttcttatttctaaaacgcaatggcctaaaaacacaaaagaaaatgttctctctaaaacgcaatggactgaaaacacctaaaaatgtgttctacctaaaacgcaatgactaaaaacacttcaaaaatgtgtttttctaaaacgcaatagccaaaaaatacataaaaatgtcttagttctaaaacgcaatggccagaaaacacttcaaaaatgtgttttacctacgAATTTTTGTCTTCGAAATGAgtcaatttctggaaaattaaattttctaATGCCTTTTTATTAAAGcagctcgaccccagccaggggctctgacCCTTGGACCCTGCCAGGGGTGCCGCCCCTTGGACCGTGCTCCCAGGGGCgttgcccccggacccccgccaaaatcgtaaaacgcaatgactagattcaaaaacccagatcgtaaaaatgcgattcaaaaatttcttacatagatttcttcaacgattgacgaaacttgaatgttagaaacacttattagcgatcgaatcgaacgaatcgagtgattcgcttcaaCATCATAGGaaaaaaatgagatattgtatgaaattaaactgggtttcttcaaaaaagctgaagaacacgttgatcgggtgtttgaatcattgattggtgacgaaaatcgcactataatgtagtgatttctgagatagaaagtgaagaaatagttgaagatggttggttttgaaaatggtgggttttgaagttattggggggagaaggaagaagaaaggatacgattgactaaaataccctttctctttattttaaattttgtcacatgTCATAATCTTATTGTTTCCTATCAtttctagccaaataaacttcctatttgatcttcaCCCTTATAATCTAATCATGATTAACGTGCAAGGttagatatataatttttttttccttATACGAAATGATCTTAAGTGTAGGTTTTCATAAAAATAACTTTCTCAGTTGACACATGGTATTAGTACAAATGCATAGTATCTCAGTTGAGAATTATATTGGCAGTAATTAACTTGCAAAACAAGGGGCATTACAGTAATTTGAAATCTGATATGTGAGTTTTTAATATGTGAGGGGTCTGTTTTGTAATATTCTGTACTAGAGGGACTATAGTTGTAATGGTTGGGCAGTTGTTAGTTAGGTAGTTAATGACTGTTATATACCGTTGTAATCAGTTGGAAGGGTATCGAATAATTGAGCTAAAACTTCTGATtgtttctttctcttcttccttctCTGATTTCGTTCTTCAATTCTACCTCGTAtcattggtattagagccaaacTCGGAGTGATGGCCCACAGAGTGGTGGCCTGGAGAGAGCCAGCCGTGACCAACGAGGACGTTGGCCCTTAAGGAGGGTCGATTGTTATGGATCGAAACCATTGCAAGATATgggacttgtcccacatcggttgtatggGCAATCAATGTGGGGTTTATATACTAAATGAGCTCTCTCACCCACCAGACAAGTCTTTTGGGTTGAGTTCTCTCGTTTGATATGTAACATTGATATCAGAGCTCTGATTCAAAAACGAAAGAAAGAAGAAATATGCTTCTCAAATGATAAATTGATAATTCAAAAACGAAAAAAGGAGAAGCTAGGTTTGTTTCTGTATCCTCTTGTCTCTTATAGGCAAGTCGATCGGCGTTTGTGCTTGGTGTGGATGGTCAGGACCTGTGTACACCTTAAGGTGAGTAAAAAGATCTCTTCCAAGCTGCAAAACAagttaacttttataaaaaacatattaaaaccaagaaacaagaagaaactGTGATATCTCACCCTTCCCTTGGGAAGCATCCCACGGACCGcgtgctcaatgatcctttctgGAATCCTTTGTTGAAGCTGATCCAAAGTTTCAACTTTCATCCCACCAGGTCTGCCCGAATGCCTCCTGTACAGTTTTTGGGTTCTCTTTTTGCCCGAGACTGCAACTTTATCAGCATTTACCTATATTAACCGACATCATAACTTTATGCTAAGCACTTGTAGTATCCCAAACAAGGTCTACTAATGTTGCTATTTTGCATGATTATCGCGATATGTAATAATGTAAATGTGATTTCTGAGTAGCAGGGATATGCATGCATACCACGATGACAAAAGCTCCCATGTCTACACTAGGAGTATAGGTAGCAAGATTCTTGCCACGTATGTGAATGGCTATCGTTGATGCCAGCCTTCCAAGAATTTTGTCTGTGGCGTCAACAACATACCATGTCTTTTCTGTGTTCACATGATCTTCGGCTTTGGGGTACCATGTCTTGTTCCATACATCCTGGAACAAAGAAAACAAGAATGTTTATTATACAAGTAAACTATATTACAGAAAATAATATACTGCAAAGAAACCTTGTATGCTTTCATCTTGAAACTTGTGCAAAGTTATCAATCATCACCGCATATTGAAGATTCAAGTTCTAATTTTGCTAAATAGGTCTTAACGAATTTTCAAAAACAGCTAGAATTTTAAGGTGTTGACGTGTAAGTAAATAAGTGCTTGATTCCATTTCAAATTCAATTGGCCAACCCCCAACCTTCAACATTTTGTGGAACGGAAAACATGTATACCATACTAGTGAAACTCAAATTAGCAGACAATGATTCAGAATGATACACAGCATACTTCATAATAAGATATTATTATGACCGGTCTTGTGGATCCTCAAAGACGAAACAGATAGTacataaaacatcatcatcatcatcatcatactcagtaaatcccacaaatagcaaagctaaggcaGGGTCTGAGGAGgatagatgtagacagccttacctctataggaatagagaggctgcttccagtgagacccccggctcgattgtagttttgtatcaagccttggacctaaggTACATAACACTCGAACCATCGGGACagagaccgattagtgcatgtacccccgtgtctttcagctatgaacaccaccacatgatgcatgattaaccatccacCGCTTTTAACggtattttcacgaaattagtacaTCACACTTTTGCCCCTTGAGCGCCcaaacatatatacattatatgtgcacactACAAGCAGGGCAAATAGTACATCATGTGATAGAAGCCGATTCAAGATGGCTAATCTCCCAAGAGACCCGTTGAGTGGGTTAGGCTCCAAGAACTAGATAAGAGAAACGAAACATTACTTTTCAATAATTTTCTTCTTATCTTCATTCCAAAGCAAAACAAGGTATTTAAAGAACATTGGTGCATGTAACCTACTGTTACGTGAGCAACATGAAATTAGGAAATAAAGTAAACATGGGAAAATGCATGACTTAAACTACAAGAACGTGGGAACATGGGAACTTGACAAATCTTGCACTTGACCGGATGTTTGGCGGTTCATGGAGGGTCCGTATCATCATGTTTACATAATGTACTTCTAATTATATCTCAAATATTTCTACCTATGTTTACATAAACAATGAGGATGATGCAAATTGGACTTCATGCTAACTTCCTCCACATTTGCGTATTACAGCTATACGATCAAATAGGGTGCCGGCCTACTTCGTATAAGGTCAAGTCAAACATGCAGATTACAACAAGATATAATTATCCAATATACAAAAATTTTGGTCAATATTGAGATTTCTAGGAAGTTGTCAAGCTACAACTTTTTTTCTTCCTTGGGTTTACAACATTTGATTATTGGTATCTCGCTAGGTTGTTTGATATTCAAGATCGATGTGCATTTTTTTATTCCATTCATAGCAGGGCTATATAAATGAGCCGAGCGGAGCCAGGATGGGCTTGGGCTTGGGCTCGGCTTCGAGCTGCTAGTTTATCTTATCGATCGGAAATGTtgagctcgagctcagctcgttAAAACTCATGCCatcctatttatttatttttaaaaaatagaaCTTTGTATTTTTACACatactgatatatatatatagaaacaaCATATAACACTTTCAACAAACACATAATGCAGAATTTATAAACTACAAAATTTATAACCTATATATAATAAATTCAGGTCAACGCCCCgtttgcggtatgcgcatataatgtatatatgtgtaggctatcggggggcaaaagtgaaagtgcactaatttcaatgttattttactaatttcgtgaaaataacgttaaaagctggggcggttaatcatgcatcatgtggtggcgttgatagttGTAAGACAAAAgtgtacatgcactaatcggtctttgtcccgattgctgactgttatgtgtcttatgtccaaggcttgatgcaacactactatcgagccggggtctcactggaaacaacctctctattcctacaggtagaggtaaggttgtctacatcttaccctcctcagaccttACCTTTGCTTTGCTGTTGCCTGTTGATGGGATTtattgagtatgatgatgatataaTAAATTCAGGTCATAgtttatatattaatttttttttttgcttcaatTTTAACTAGTCGAATGAACGAACAAGCCAATGAGCCAGGAGCAAGTTTACCCTGGCTCGGCTGGGCTCATTTACAAACGAGCCGATTTCCAGAGAGCCTAGTGCTTGTGACAACGTTTTTTACATGCACATATTATCAGAATTACTCACAACAATTTCATCATAAAAACTGACATAAGACCTTCCAAAGATGCTACAATTCTCACATAATGAAGAATTAATGTAACACTTATTTGAAATGAAGAAAATCCATCCCCAATAAtgcataatatatataattttagaCATCGAAAATGAGTATAGAGTAGAATTATGTAGTAACGGTTGGCTAATTAATTACCGGTCCGGTGAAATTGGAATCTGTAAACATCCAACGCTGCTCAACAGGGGCAAGGTTTCGTTGGCAGCGGATCTGAAAGTTACGATTGGTTGTGGTAGTGGTGTGGTTTGTTGAGAGAAGTGGATTCTTGTGCGATGCTGCGAACATCGCGGATGATGAAGTTGCGTAGGCAATCATCGCCTTTGATCTTCCTCCCTCAACACTACAGGAGGAGAGGATAAGGTGTAGTCAAGTGAAAGTGAAGGAGAGTTTCACTTGCTAAACTACTTTTATCCTACCCTGTGAGTGTTTTATTCGACCTCAACTTCGCTAAACTACTTTTATCCTACCCTGTGAGTGTTTTATTCGACCTCAACTtcgttttttatattttaaaatgaATAGTTTTTTAAATTAGAATCCTGCGTAAATTATACTTttcgttttttattttttttttatattattatatatatcaaattaTAACATGGCTTTCGATTTTTGCCCATTTATTTTAGGTGTTTTCTGATTTTGCCCATGTGACCACTAAAAATAAGGATATCTATGCGGTGCCCTTCAATTATAAAATATACAAAATAACTAAGGACAAAAATGCATCCAAATCAATTTCTTTTAATTTCATTTGATTTTATAATTTATGTTTCAAGTTTTTCACTTGTAAACTATAACTAAAATTATAATTcttactaacttttattaaaaaacaaacatGTGAATTATAATTGATTTTTCTGCTCTTTATCGTGATAAACTGAATCAACACATACGAAAATATCATTAGTCAATACATGCAGGCGTCATAATATCTCTTTCGATTGCTATATCGAGTGTTTGTATCGTACTCATACCTAAGGATTAGTAAATGGTACCATGTACCGGTATTGAATTTTCCAAACCGAAATATTTTTGGTACCAGTTTGTACGGTACGGGTATTTACTGGTTTTAACCTTCAAATACCGGTATCGTACCGTTACCGAACCTTGCCAAGATGCGCGAGGAAACCCACCGAAAACTCGCCGCGAAGCGCGAGAAAACCTACTAGTTTATATTGGATTCcaatggataacctttaactttaatattTATAGTCACAATCATTTATTTGAAAAACTCATTACACCTTTTGATGTAGCGTGTGAAATGATAACGAAGAACAAATCACGTTGATTCTACAAATATCCGTGATGATCTTTCCCAAacccccaaaattcaacccaaatGGCAGAGAATTTGAAGTGATTAAACTCAAAATTGATTTCTGACCATTGGAATTACAAGAGCAATACATAAATAGATACTGAAATTCAAGATGAGCCACAAAAAGGTCATTGGCCAAACACAAGCACaaaaacaaaatgcataaaacaccgaaaaaatataaaaagtgtCCAAAACTCCCATTAGAATGTGTTTTTGGGGGGCAAAACTTGGACAAGGGCCCTTCGGGCCTTGCCATGACGTGCTCCTCGTTTCAATCTTCAATTTGACTGGTCGAACGCCTAAAACGGAGCCCCGTAGCCAAAGTTATGCTCGTTTTCAAAAATCACCCTTGGAAGCTCGATGATGGGCCTCCAGAAATGTCGTTTTCGTAAGCGGGTTGCTCGTCACCTAATGACTCTTGCGTGTAAGAAGGCTCACCAACGTCTTCTTGTACTCTCGAGGCACCACTAACGAAAAAGTTATTGCCATATTCTTCCTGTCCGTACGAGGTACTGTAACCGGCTTCACAATACGAAGACCCGTAACCATGATCATAGCTAGAGACGACTAACTGGAAAAAAACAACGGTTAAATCATAACCGGCACATCTAAAAGCCTTCATAATAAtaagtaaatatatttttaccTCGTTCAGATCTGGTAACAACGGTTGGCGGGGCATAACACACTAAAAAAACCAACTGGTAAAAGGTAATGGTAAGTTTAACGCCGAATagaaaaaaatacatatatatacttaCCTCGTTGAGGTCTGGCAACAACGATTCATTATGATGGGGACGAAAGCCGGACACAACCTCCTCCGCGTGATCATCATTTCCTCTCTCATCGTAAGAATCA
This genomic interval carries:
- the LOC110897512 gene encoding 50S ribosomal protein L13, chloroplastic, which translates into the protein MIAYATSSSAMFAASHKNPLLSTNHTTTTTNRNFQIRCQRNLAPVEQRWMFTDSNFTGPDVWNKTWYPKAEDHVNTEKTWYVVDATDKILGRLASTIAIHIRGKNLATYTPSVDMGAFVIVVNADKVAVSGKKRTQKLYRRHSGRPGGMKVETLDQLQQRIPERIIEHAVRGMLPKGRLGRDLFTHLKVYTGPDHPHQAQTPIDLPIRDKRIQKQT